The DNA window tcgaatttttactgcatgcctttggttagtgccggcgtgagaagaggttttaaattaattagcgcatgcttacttttaccgcatgcctttggtaagcgcaggagtgagaagaggttttaaattaattagcgccccggaggcaattcaagaaaatacggtgtgtgtatatgtatatatatatatatgtgtgtatatataaatatatatatatatatatgtgtgtatatatatatgtgtatatatatatatatatatatatatatatatatatgtgtgtatatatatatgtgtatatatatatatatatatgtatgtatatatatgtatatatatatatatgtatgtttatatatatatatatatatatatacatatatatacacatatatgtatatgtatatatatgtgtatatatatatacgtatatatgtgtgtatatatatatatatatgtatatatatatatatatatatatacatacatacatacatatgtgtgtgtatatatatatatatatatatatatacacacacatatatatacctcaGGAGTAGCAGTGAGCTAAATGTGCAGCCAGAGAGAAGGTGTCAAGTGCAAGTTTACGCTATTTCATAGAGGGAAATAAAGGCTGGAAGACAactcacaatattatttttaatatatatttatattatttttaaaaatatttttatcaatAATTTAGATGTATTTCATTATGTTTTTTAATAATATGTTTAGGTGGGTTAAAGTCGCATTAAAAGCTTCTCAACTTTTATTAATTAGGaataatgtcttttttttatattatattcatTTATACAGTGCATTTTAATATTAAtgattaaaataatttttaatatttttttaattttgagaaATGTTTcggatggtttttttttttccacttttatgaAAGTTAAATCCTAATTAAAAGTACAAAACGTCCAGCATTCAGTTGGTGTAATACAGGACCGCACCACCGGGGGGCGGCATTGCTACATGGCTGACAATTAGTGTTGTGGTTGAAGTTAATTCTAAACAGGAGTAGAATGAGGGGGACCCTTTAAGGAGGTACAAGTTGAAAGCCCCGGTGATCGGTTTGGCTCCCTCACCGGTGTTGAAGCTCAGATGGGCTCCTTGAAGGCTCCCTGGGCCGCCCTGGAGGTGGCGTGGGCGGCGGCCGTCTGCACCGTCTTGTTGGACATGACTCCCGTGGCGAACTCCTGCTTGGCCTTCTGGAAGCTGGCGCCGGTGGTGCGGTACAAGGCGTACACCTGGTGGGGGGGGGCGGCCGTTAGAGCGAGGGAGGGGAAAAGAGGGCGTGTCGCTGGTACCTTTTTGAACATGATGAGCGACATGACCACCAGCGAGGTGAAAAGGGCGGCGATGAGGATCATTAGGACGCCCACCGCCACGTTAGTGTTGAGGCCGGTCAGGGCGGAGATCCACCCGCTGAGGAAACATACTTCTTTGTTTGGATTTTAAACGTTTAATCAACAATTTAGCTCAAATCTTTACCCTAAAAAGCCATTAAAAATGTATATCTTTAAAAATATAGtctaaactatttaaaaaaatatataccatcATTTTGTACTATTGGATACAATACAATATAAAGTGAaacaatttacatttttattatcaaTTCCAACATATTtgagtaaaacttttttttttttaataatttactaTTTTTTATAAtgtgaaataatttttaaaatccAAAAAGTCCAatttaatattcaataaatacatacaaCTGACAAACATAATTTACtagaaataaaaattataaaaaataatcatGTACTGTATTACCTAATTACAtgataaaatgtacaaaaaatgaTTTTGCAGAACCCattcatattttatatatatatatatatatattatatacatacatttttagcGTGGTTTTCAGTATtacattttgatgacatatttttcatatttcattattttgtgatacttttgtaagaaaaaataaacattaatacaTATGTGTTAATTTGAACAAACGGTGTGAAATATAATGTATTagaaaataagataaaaatatattttttgctaatacaatattaaatacaatgaatcatgtattttttatatacatgataattttttaaaataaagtcagAATATTTTCATTTTCCTACAAAAatttaatattcaataaatagactacaaataaaatatcaaaatgttgtagaatagtaaataataaatattttatttcagCACATTTCTATCGTTGTTTTAAACATTACAAccttttaatgacatttttatattttacacACTTTTGTCGTATTTTGTAactattataaatatatttaatagaaAAAGacatcaaaatatattttatgcaAATACAATATTAAACATAATAAATCATGTATAATTTTTAATTATacagtataatttttttaaataaaggcatTAGAATATTTTCATTTTCCAACAAaaatgtaatattgaataaatatcAGActagaaataaaatataaaaatgatgtACAATAgtgaataataaatattttatttcagCAGATTTCTATCATTGTTTTAAACATTACAACCttttaatgacacttttataTTTTACACACTATTTTGTCGTATTTTGTAactattataaatatatttaatagaaAAAGacatcaaaatatattttatgcaAATACAATATTAAACATAATAAATCATGTATAATTTTTAATTatacattataattttttttaaataaaggcattagaatatttattttcttactaaaaTCTAATATTCAATCATTTACAGACTGAATTGActagaaatataaaatataacaactTTGTACAATATTAAACAATAAATcacattttatttcaacacatttttatcgTTTTAAACATTACAACCTTTTgattaaatatttttatattttacgcTCTGTTAATTTTGTCGTATTTTGTAActagtataaatacatttaatagactaacacacaaaaatataGCTCATGCAAATACAATATTAGGTTGAATAAatcatgtaatttttttttattgattatttaaGTCATTAGAATATTGTCATTTTCTCACTAAAATCTAATATTCAATAATTAAACTGATTTgactaaaaatataaaatattacaattttgtacaatattaaacaaaaaaatcatattttaacACATTTATATCTACATTTTACGCTCTGTTAATTTTGTAATTATAAATACATGTAATAGAAAAGGTTAAAATATGTTACACAAatacaatattaaatataatatcTCATGTATCttttattttacattatttaaaataatttaaaagtcattaaaatattttaattttcttaCTAAGCtctaatattcaataaataaagagaATTTAACATAATTTACtagaaatataaaatacaacaatttTGTACAACAACAAACGATAAATGGTATTTCATTTCAACACATTTCTAttgtttttgacatttttttacattttattttgtaactattataaatacatttaatggaATAAGATGTTTAAAATGTGTGGACAAGAACTTGGTTAATTAAGAcaagatatatatttaaatgtattatcaAATGTAATAAATCATGCATTATACTTGTTCATATATTTATAATAAGTTTTTGAAAAATGAATTTGAttgaatttatttattgaataaaatacattaaaaaaattagcatgctgaaagaaaaatgttaaaaaaaaatttgttttgaataaaaaataactatattggaaaatatatatttttaattgtacTACTGTATATAGATGAATAGTGATATGTATATTTAACAGTTGATTGGTGAGGTGAGGTGTAAACGACCAGCATGTACCCCCTGAGGCATGTAGAAATGTCATGTTCCTACCAAGCTCCCCAGCCGGTGAAGCCCACGGTCTGGAGGACGTAGACGCCAACCTGGCAGATGTAgacgaagaagaagaggaagaagcgGAAGGAGCTGTCAGtcctgaagaagaagaagaagagaatgaGCGATGGCGAGGGCGAGCAAACGCGCTTTGATGATGTCACCGACTTGAAGGCTCCGTAGACGGGCCGGAACCAGCACACGAAGGAAGACGGCGTGAAGAGCAGGAACCACAGGATGGACTGGCCAAAGTCCACCAGGCGTACCGAGTCCACACAGAACCAAGCCAGGCAGCCCACCAGGTTGGCCAGCAGCGCCCCCGAGTGGACTGGAGGACAAACACACCTGCTATGGACCTTTAAGGACCTTCACATGCCGCTCCCGCATCTGCACCGCCTTGTCAAATATtacgtgtgtgtgtagtgtgtgtgtgtgtgtgtgtgtgtgtgtgtgtgtgtgtgtgtgtgtgtgtgtgtgtgtgtgtgtgtgtgtgtgtgcctgcagaCCACATGACCAGCGTGTGATTGGAGCATGTGACGCCTCCATGGAGGACATAGGGTAGGTCATGTGACCTGCACGGCTACTAGAGAACTCTTCGTCAATAGAAAGGCACACATCCACAGGTACTACATagtacactactactactactacttcatgATGTACTAGAATACTACCAGTACATGTACTAGGATATTAGTAGTACATGATGTAGAATACTAGTAGTACATGTACTAAGATATTAGTAGTACATGATGTACTAGAATACTAACAGTACATGTACTAGGATATTAGTAGTACATGATGTACTAGAATACTAACAGTACATGTACTAGGATATTAGTAGTACATGATGTACTAGAATACTACCAGTACATGTAGTAGAATACTAGTAGTACATGATGTGCTGGAATACTAGTAGTACATGATGTACA is part of the Nerophis ophidion isolate RoL-2023_Sa linkage group LG08, RoL_Noph_v1.0, whole genome shotgun sequence genome and encodes:
- the LOC133557432 gene encoding secretory carrier-associated membrane protein 1-like, whose amino-acid sequence is MSEYNSNPFQDAGVNNQIQDSSTTHARQTAADLEEYNPFTDSKNTTMAAKPAGPAIMKPTEEPPVYTQPRTQEAPALGGAGELLRRQEELERKAAELDRREREMQSLSGSGGRKNNWPPLPDKFPVGPCFYQDITVDIPVDYQKTVKIMYYLWMVHSGALLANLVGCLAWFCVDSVRLVDFGQSILWFLLFTPSSFVCWFRPVYGAFKTDSSFRFFLFFFVYICQVGVYVLQTVGFTGWGACGWISALTGLNTNVAVGVLMILIAALFTSLVVMSLIMFKKVYALYRTTGASFQKAKQEFATGVMSNKTVQTAAAHATSRAAQGAFKEPI